The following are from one region of the Mycolicibacterium diernhoferi genome:
- a CDS encoding glycoside hydrolase family 130 protein — MTLTWDTLVTRSPQRLEADRSRVLTQLFVPGQEGFEDRESRSGAVLRRIFALDESEVQAALDDVIARFAGRHRNLEVTFGRHARELADRLDPDLELSQARILLLGATFTNEVASEGAALCNPSMVAHPDQGGVAAGCLRFVMSVRGIGEGHRSSIGFRTGTVDGAGRVHVEDAVPFATAGTVTPTLLDAAAFRSELVGRNDAEEAAGFVFGALGESFTRFDLDEQLDRLHDHRATRGHALATIEQIRTLADRSYALEFPSATALSERVLWPVTAAEAVGMEDARFVRFVEDDGTVIYHATYTAYSGSRISQQLLTTTDFRSFTSVPMVGRAAANKGLALFPRRIGGRYAGMSRSDRESNMVAYTDDLSVWDTTAPCQHSMQAWEALQLGNCGPPIETEEGWLVLTHGVGPMRTYRIGAILLDLDDPTRMIGRLAEPLLSPAAGEQDGYVPNVVYSCGGLVHADTLVLPYGIGDAAIGIATVPLSMLLSALRR, encoded by the coding sequence ATGACCCTGACCTGGGACACGCTGGTCACCCGGAGCCCGCAACGACTCGAGGCGGACCGTTCCCGGGTCCTCACCCAGCTGTTCGTCCCCGGCCAGGAAGGTTTCGAGGACCGGGAGTCACGGTCGGGGGCGGTGCTGAGACGGATCTTCGCACTCGACGAGAGCGAGGTTCAGGCGGCGCTCGATGATGTCATCGCACGTTTCGCCGGGCGCCACAGAAATCTCGAAGTCACGTTCGGCCGGCACGCGCGTGAGCTCGCCGACCGGCTCGATCCCGATCTCGAACTGTCCCAAGCGCGAATATTGTTGCTGGGCGCAACCTTCACCAACGAGGTCGCCAGCGAGGGTGCGGCGCTGTGCAATCCGAGCATGGTGGCCCATCCTGATCAGGGTGGTGTCGCGGCGGGCTGCCTGCGCTTCGTGATGAGCGTCCGTGGGATCGGCGAGGGGCACCGATCGTCCATCGGGTTCCGCACCGGAACCGTCGACGGGGCCGGTCGGGTACACGTCGAGGATGCGGTGCCGTTCGCCACGGCGGGTACGGTCACGCCGACGCTGCTCGACGCGGCGGCGTTCCGCAGCGAGCTCGTCGGCCGCAATGATGCCGAGGAAGCAGCCGGGTTCGTGTTCGGTGCACTCGGGGAATCGTTCACCCGGTTTGATCTGGACGAGCAGTTGGACCGACTGCACGATCACCGCGCCACCCGGGGCCATGCCCTGGCCACCATCGAACAGATCCGGACGCTTGCAGATCGTAGCTATGCGCTCGAATTCCCTTCGGCCACAGCGCTTTCTGAGCGTGTGCTGTGGCCGGTCACCGCGGCCGAAGCGGTCGGGATGGAGGACGCGCGGTTCGTGCGCTTCGTTGAGGACGACGGAACGGTCATCTACCACGCCACCTACACCGCCTACAGCGGTTCACGGATCAGTCAGCAGTTGTTGACCACCACCGATTTCCGATCGTTCACGTCGGTGCCGATGGTCGGTCGGGCTGCCGCGAACAAGGGGCTGGCGCTGTTCCCGCGCCGTATCGGTGGGCGATACGCCGGGATGTCCAGGTCGGACCGCGAGTCCAACATGGTGGCCTACACCGATGATCTGTCGGTGTGGGACACGACAGCGCCCTGTCAGCATTCGATGCAGGCTTGGGAGGCCCTGCAGCTGGGCAACTGCGGCCCGCCGATCGAAACCGAGGAGGGATGGCTGGTGCTCACTCACGGTGTGGGGCCGATGCGCACCTACCGGATCGGGGCGATCCTGCTCGACCTGGACGATCCGACCCGCATGATCGGCCGGCTGGCCGAGCCGCTACTGAGTCCCGCCGCCGGCGAGCAGGACGGCTATGTGCCCAACGTCGTGTACTCGTGTGGGGGATTGGTGCACGCCGACACGCTGGTGCTGCCGTACGGCATCGGCGACGCCGCGATCGGCATCGCCACCGTGCCGCTGTCGATGTTGCTGTCCGCGCTGCGTCGGTGA
- the recD gene encoding exodeoxyribonuclease V subunit alpha, with the protein MTIDIDFEPADIQVAQRLTALAGESSEEVALAVRLVVRALRGGSVCVDLREAAPSVGLQPDAWLAAVAASPLAATPPVLRLFGDLLYLDRYWLEEQQVCADVLALVGTVPPGEAPDVLRLFPDQYAEQRTAAKVALSQGLTVLTGGPGTGKTTTVARLLALLAEQAALAGRPSPRIALAAPTGKAAARLQEAVQLQVDELDPQDRARLAGLRATTLHRLLGARPDTSSRFRHHRGNRLPHDVIVVDETSMVSLTMMARLLEAVRPQTRLLLVGDPDQLASVEAGAVLADLVDGLGASRVASLTTSHRFGAAIGELAAAVRAGDADAALEVLRAGDEHIEWLPSAHSLRDVLLPQALRLREACVLGDAATAAATLDEHRLLCAHRRGPFGVAHWNRQVERWLTEATGEPLWSTWYAGRPILVTANDYGLKLYNGDTGVTVAAPDGLRVAIGGLSFTPGRLVEVETMHAMTIHKSQGSQADEVTVLLPPEDSRLLTRELFYTAVTRAKSRVRVVGSEAEVRAAIDRQAVRATGLGPRLRQRP; encoded by the coding sequence ATGACCATCGACATCGACTTCGAGCCCGCCGATATCCAGGTGGCCCAACGGTTGACGGCGTTGGCCGGGGAGAGCTCCGAGGAGGTGGCGCTGGCCGTGCGCCTGGTGGTGCGCGCCCTGCGCGGCGGGTCGGTGTGCGTGGATCTGCGCGAGGCGGCGCCGTCGGTGGGACTGCAGCCCGATGCGTGGCTGGCGGCGGTGGCGGCGAGCCCGCTGGCCGCCACGCCGCCGGTGCTGCGCCTCTTCGGTGACCTGCTGTATCTGGACCGCTACTGGCTGGAGGAACAGCAGGTGTGCGCCGATGTGCTGGCGCTGGTGGGCACCGTCCCACCCGGGGAGGCGCCCGACGTGTTGCGACTGTTCCCCGACCAGTACGCCGAACAGCGCACCGCGGCCAAAGTGGCGTTGTCCCAGGGACTTACCGTGCTCACCGGCGGGCCGGGAACCGGCAAGACGACGACCGTGGCGCGGCTGCTGGCGTTGCTGGCCGAGCAGGCCGCGCTCGCGGGCCGTCCGTCGCCGCGGATCGCGCTGGCCGCACCGACTGGGAAGGCGGCGGCGCGGTTGCAGGAGGCGGTGCAGTTGCAGGTCGACGAACTCGACCCGCAGGACCGCGCCCGGCTGGCCGGCTTGCGGGCCACCACGCTGCACCGGCTGCTCGGGGCACGCCCGGACACCTCGTCGCGGTTCCGGCACCATCGCGGTAATCGGTTGCCGCACGATGTCATCGTCGTCGACGAGACCTCGATGGTGTCGCTGACCATGATGGCCCGGCTGCTGGAGGCTGTGCGCCCGCAGACCCGGCTGCTGCTGGTGGGCGACCCGGATCAGCTGGCCTCGGTGGAGGCCGGCGCGGTGCTGGCGGATCTGGTGGACGGACTGGGCGCCTCGCGGGTGGCGTCGTTGACGACCTCGCACCGGTTCGGTGCGGCCATCGGCGAGCTGGCCGCCGCGGTGCGCGCCGGGGATGCGGACGCGGCGCTGGAGGTGTTGCGGGCCGGTGACGAGCACATCGAGTGGCTGCCGTCGGCACACTCGTTGCGGGATGTGTTGCTGCCGCAGGCACTTCGGCTGCGGGAGGCATGCGTCCTCGGCGATGCCGCCACCGCGGCGGCGACGCTGGACGAGCACCGGCTGCTGTGCGCGCACCGGCGTGGGCCGTTCGGGGTGGCGCACTGGAATCGTCAGGTGGAGCGCTGGCTGACCGAGGCGACCGGTGAGCCGCTGTGGTCGACGTGGTACGCCGGCCGCCCGATCCTGGTGACCGCCAACGACTATGGCCTCAAGCTGTACAACGGGGACACCGGGGTGACGGTGGCCGCGCCGGACGGGCTGCGGGTCGCGATCGGTGGGCTGTCGTTCACGCCGGGCCGCCTCGTCGAGGTGGAGACCATGCACGCGATGACGATCCACAAGTCCCAGGGCAGCCAGGCCGACGAGGTGACAGTGCTGCTGCCCCCGGAGGACTCCCGGTTGCTGACCAGGGAGCTGTTCTACACCGCTGTCACCCGGGCGAAGAGCCGGGTGCGCGTGGTGGGTTCAGAGGCCGAGGTGCGCGCGGCGATCGACCGGCAGGCGGTACGCGCAACGGGGCTGGGGCCGCGACTGCGGCAGCGGCCCTGA
- the recB gene encoding exodeoxyribonuclease V subunit beta, with protein sequence MCTFDLTGPLPAPASTTVLEASAGTGKTFALAGLVTRMVAEGRARLDEMLLITFGRAASQELRERVRGQIVSALAAFEDPSAADNDLLRHLIAQDHDARRLRLRDALAGFDAATIATTHQFCHIVLKSLGVAGDSDSGVTLVESLDELVSEIVDDLYLARFGNETDNPLLSYRDAQKLATQVVRNPATELRPTEADPDSLTAECLSFARSVLEELEIRKRRRGVLGYDDLLTRLADALADPDSAARVRMPQRWPVVMVDEFQDTDPVQWQVIERAFAGASTLILIGDPKQAIYAFRGGDIDTYLRAAETAGDKQTLGINWRSDAALVDRLQVVLGGAQLGGPGIVVHDVKAHHQGHRLAGAPRNDPFRLRVVTRGTKSTRTIGIDRLREHIGRDLAADIGALLSSGATFAGRPLQARDIAVIVETHKDARACDAALASAGIPAVYTGDSNVFASAAAQDWLCLLEAFEQPHRPGLVRAAAATMFFRETAESLAAGGDSLTDRVAEELRSWAGHARERGVAAVFEAAQLAGMGKQVLSWQGGERLMTDLAHVTQLLQDAAHREGFGLPALRDWLRTQAGEDTGSAERNRRLDSDAAAVQIMTVWVSKGLQYPIVYLPFAFNRYSPDPNPVLYHDNGARCLHVGEPDPIVLRTGKAEAAANDSRLTYVALTRACSQVVAWWAPSWDEPNGGLSRLLRGRAPGEAEVPAVCSPAKISDADALARLRAWEQAGGPVLEESAVEPIIPPVPGPAPTGLAVRHFHRAIDTSWRRTSYSGLLRAAEESPVSSEPEVAELDDEVADIPLVAPATGADVPSPMADLPTGAAFGSLVHAVLETADPLAGDLAAELEQHVRRHAERWPVTVEPAELAAALVPMHDTDLGPLAPGVTLRRIGLADRLRELDFEFPMAGGDSAAHGFARLADVGALLAEHLSADDPMASYAARLSAGALGRQPLRGYLSGSVDAVLRITENQVSKYLVVDYKTNWLGVADAPLTAADYGRERMAEAMLHSDYPLQALLYSVVLHRYLSWRLPGYDPDRHLGGVLYLFVRGMCGAHTPTQDGHPAGVFSWAPPAALVIAVADLLGHA encoded by the coding sequence GTGTGCACCTTCGACCTGACCGGGCCGCTGCCCGCCCCGGCCTCGACCACCGTGCTGGAGGCCAGCGCCGGCACCGGTAAGACGTTCGCGTTGGCCGGTCTGGTGACCCGGATGGTCGCCGAGGGCCGGGCCAGGCTCGACGAGATGCTGCTCATCACGTTCGGCCGGGCCGCCAGCCAGGAACTGCGCGAGCGGGTGCGCGGCCAGATCGTCAGCGCGCTGGCCGCTTTCGAGGATCCGTCCGCCGCCGACAACGATCTGCTACGTCACCTGATCGCGCAGGATCACGACGCCCGCCGGCTACGGCTGCGCGATGCGCTGGCCGGATTCGACGCCGCCACCATCGCGACCACCCACCAGTTCTGCCACATCGTGCTGAAATCGCTCGGCGTGGCCGGGGACAGCGACAGCGGTGTCACGCTGGTGGAAAGCCTCGACGAATTGGTGTCCGAGATCGTCGACGATCTGTACCTGGCGCGGTTCGGCAACGAGACCGACAATCCCCTCCTGAGCTACCGGGACGCCCAGAAGCTGGCCACCCAGGTGGTGCGCAACCCGGCCACCGAACTGCGCCCGACCGAGGCCGACCCGGACTCGCTGACCGCGGAGTGCCTGAGCTTCGCGCGAAGCGTGCTCGAGGAGTTGGAGATCCGCAAGCGCCGCCGCGGCGTGCTGGGCTACGACGATCTGCTGACCCGGTTGGCCGACGCGCTGGCCGACCCCGATTCGGCGGCGCGGGTGCGGATGCCGCAGCGCTGGCCGGTGGTCATGGTCGACGAGTTCCAGGACACCGACCCGGTGCAGTGGCAGGTGATCGAGCGGGCGTTCGCCGGAGCGTCGACGCTGATCCTGATCGGCGACCCGAAGCAGGCCATCTACGCGTTCCGCGGCGGCGACATCGACACCTACCTGCGCGCCGCCGAAACCGCCGGGGACAAGCAGACCCTGGGCATCAACTGGCGCAGCGACGCCGCCCTGGTGGACCGGTTACAGGTGGTGCTGGGCGGCGCCCAACTGGGCGGGCCGGGCATCGTCGTGCACGACGTCAAAGCGCACCATCAGGGACACCGGCTGGCCGGGGCTCCGCGCAACGATCCGTTCCGGCTGCGGGTGGTGACCCGCGGGACCAAGAGCACCCGCACCATCGGCATCGACCGGTTGCGCGAACACATCGGCCGCGACCTGGCCGCCGACATCGGCGCGCTGCTGAGCAGCGGCGCGACCTTCGCCGGGCGCCCGCTGCAGGCCCGCGACATCGCCGTCATCGTGGAGACCCACAAGGACGCCCGGGCCTGCGACGCCGCGCTCGCCTCGGCCGGGATCCCCGCGGTGTACACCGGGGACTCCAATGTGTTCGCCTCGGCCGCCGCCCAGGACTGGCTGTGCCTGCTGGAGGCGTTCGAGCAACCGCACCGCCCCGGCCTGGTACGCGCGGCAGCGGCGACCATGTTCTTCCGGGAGACCGCGGAATCCCTTGCCGCCGGCGGAGACTCACTGACAGACAGGGTGGCGGAGGAACTGCGCAGCTGGGCCGGGCACGCCCGCGAGCGTGGGGTGGCCGCGGTGTTCGAGGCCGCTCAGCTGGCGGGGATGGGCAAGCAGGTGCTGTCCTGGCAGGGCGGGGAACGGTTGATGACCGACCTGGCCCACGTCACGCAGCTGCTGCAGGACGCCGCGCACCGGGAGGGCTTCGGGCTGCCGGCGCTGCGGGACTGGTTGCGCACCCAGGCGGGTGAGGACACCGGGTCCGCCGAACGCAACCGTCGCCTGGACAGCGACGCCGCCGCCGTGCAGATCATGACGGTGTGGGTGTCCAAGGGACTGCAGTACCCGATCGTGTACCTGCCGTTCGCCTTCAACCGGTATTCGCCGGACCCGAATCCGGTGCTCTACCACGACAACGGGGCACGCTGCCTGCACGTCGGCGAACCCGACCCGATCGTGCTGCGCACCGGGAAGGCCGAGGCCGCAGCCAACGACTCCCGGCTCACCTACGTGGCGCTGACCCGGGCCTGCTCGCAGGTGGTGGCATGGTGGGCGCCGTCCTGGGATGAACCCAACGGGGGGCTGTCCCGGCTGCTGCGCGGCCGCGCGCCCGGTGAGGCCGAGGTGCCCGCGGTGTGCAGTCCCGCCAAGATCTCCGACGCCGACGCGCTGGCCCGGTTGCGGGCCTGGGAGCAGGCCGGCGGCCCGGTGCTGGAGGAATCGGCGGTCGAGCCGATCATCCCGCCGGTGCCCGGGCCCGCGCCCACCGGTCTGGCGGTGCGCCACTTCCACCGCGCCATCGACACCTCGTGGCGGCGCACCTCGTACTCGGGTCTGCTGCGCGCCGCCGAGGAATCCCCGGTGTCCAGCGAACCCGAGGTCGCCGAACTCGATGACGAGGTGGCCGACATCCCTCTGGTGGCACCGGCAACCGGTGCGGATGTGCCGTCTCCGATGGCCGACCTGCCGACCGGCGCCGCCTTCGGATCCCTGGTGCATGCGGTGCTGGAGACCGCCGATCCGCTGGCCGGTGACCTGGCCGCCGAACTGGAGCAGCACGTGCGCCGCCATGCCGAACGCTGGCCGGTGACCGTCGAACCCGCCGAGTTGGCCGCCGCCCTGGTACCGATGCACGACACCGATCTGGGCCCGCTGGCGCCCGGCGTGACGCTGCGCCGGATCGGATTGGCCGACCGGTTGCGGGAGCTGGACTTCGAGTTCCCGATGGCCGGCGGGGACAGCGCGGCCCACGGGTTCGCCCGACTGGCCGATGTCGGCGCACTGCTGGCCGAGCACCTGAGCGCCGACGACCCGATGGCGTCCTACGCGGCGCGGCTCTCGGCCGGGGCGCTGGGCCGCCAGCCCCTGCGCGGGTATCTGTCCGGGTCGGTGGACGCGGTGCTGCGCATTACCGAGAACCAGGTTTCCAAATACCTTGTGGTCGATTACAAGACGAACTGGCTGGGGGTCGCCGACGCACCGCTGACCGCCGCCGACTACGGCCGCGAGCGGATGGCCGAGGCCATGCTGCACTCGGACTATCCGTTGCAGGCGCTGCTGTACAGCGTGGTGCTGCACCGGTATCTGTCCTGGCGGCTGCCCGGTTACGACCCGGACCGGCATCTCGGCGGGGTGCTCTACCTGTTCGTGCGGGGCATGTGCGGTGCGCACACCCCGACGCAGGACGGGCATCCGGCCGGAGTGTTCAGCTGGGCACCGCCGGCCGCGCTGGTGATCGCCGTCGCCGACCTGTTGGGGCATGCATGA
- the recC gene encoding exodeoxyribonuclease V subunit gamma — MALHLHRAERTDQLADGLGALLAQPSADPFATELVLVPAKGVERWLSQRLSNRLGVCANVQFRNPRSLIAELTDTADSDPWAADAMVWPLLAVIDDSLDEPWCATLANHLGHFAAGEERELRQGRRYAVARRLAGLFSSYARQRPRLLLDWADLPSDLAWQRPLWDKLVQRIDAPAPHVRHAETLARLRDSPSDLPERLSLFGHTRLPSTEIELLGALATHHDLHLWLPHPSQPLWQALQDINQPVPRREDTSHRVVGHPLLATLGRDLRELQRGLPAPDTDEFLPTATHPDTLLGWLQSDIAADAIRPEGRTHHPADRSVQVHACHGPARQIDVLREVLLGLLADDPTLEPRDILVMCPDIETYAPLITAGFGLGEVVRNAHPAHRLRVRLADRALVQTNPLLAVAAQLLALAGGRAGASEVLNLAAAAPVRARFSFTDDDLDAITAWVREANIRWGLDQPHRAPYGVEFLHNTWRFGVDRVLAGVAMSEDSRAWLGTTLPLDDVSSNRVELAGRFADFVQKLTDTIHALSGTRPLSDWLQALTAGIEALALDEEEWPAAQVQREFADIADRSDPSVLLRLSDIRALLGRHLAGRPTRANFRTGTLTVCTMVPMRSVPHRVVCLVGLDDGVFPRLGAVDGDDVLARDPVTGERDIRSEDRQLLLDAIGAATQTLVITYTGANEYTGQPRPPAVPIAELLDTLAVSAAGVEELVTRHPLQPFDVQNVQPGALIPDAPFTFDPTVLDTARSMAGRRAPQPVFVSGPLPAPPPTDVSLADLIAFFKNPVKGFFRALDYTLPWEVDGVSDVMPVEIDALAEWTVGDRMLGDIMRGMTPQDAQQAEWRRGTLPPGKLGWRRAVALRDQVALLAAEALRHRRADGQAFDVDIDLGEGRRLTGTVNSVFTDRLVSVTYSKLGGQHLLASWIPLLALTAQRGQRFSAVCIGRPPRGTAPRTQSLDGPNDSVGVLRDLVDMYDEGRRRPLPLPIKTSYAWAGARYVGDDPAQAATYRWRNERDDPAITRVWGRDPDLSELVGLDEYAQRLWVPLLHAEGVAP, encoded by the coding sequence ATGGCCTTGCACCTGCACCGCGCGGAGCGGACGGATCAGCTCGCCGACGGTCTGGGCGCACTGCTCGCGCAGCCGTCGGCCGACCCGTTCGCCACCGAACTGGTGCTGGTGCCGGCCAAGGGGGTGGAGCGCTGGCTCAGCCAGCGGCTGTCCAACCGCCTCGGCGTGTGCGCGAACGTCCAGTTCCGCAACCCACGCTCGCTGATCGCCGAACTGACCGATACCGCGGACTCAGACCCCTGGGCCGCCGACGCCATGGTGTGGCCGCTGCTGGCGGTCATCGACGACAGCCTCGACGAGCCCTGGTGCGCCACCCTGGCCAACCACCTCGGCCATTTCGCCGCCGGCGAGGAACGCGAACTGCGCCAGGGCCGCCGCTACGCCGTCGCGCGCCGACTGGCCGGGTTGTTCTCCTCCTACGCACGCCAACGCCCACGGCTGCTCCTCGACTGGGCCGACCTGCCGTCCGACCTGGCCTGGCAGCGCCCGCTGTGGGACAAGCTGGTGCAGCGCATCGACGCACCGGCCCCGCACGTTCGGCATGCCGAAACCCTTGCCCGGCTTCGGGACTCCCCCAGCGACCTGCCCGAACGGCTGTCACTGTTCGGGCACACCCGGTTGCCGTCCACCGAGATCGAACTCCTCGGCGCGCTGGCCACCCACCACGACCTGCACCTGTGGCTGCCGCACCCCAGCCAACCGCTCTGGCAGGCCCTTCAGGACATCAATCAACCGGTCCCGCGCCGGGAGGACACCAGCCACCGCGTTGTCGGGCACCCCCTACTGGCCACCCTGGGCCGCGACCTGCGCGAACTGCAACGCGGCCTGCCTGCGCCCGATACCGACGAATTCTTGCCCACCGCAACCCATCCCGATACCCTGCTCGGCTGGCTGCAGTCCGACATCGCCGCCGACGCCATCCGCCCCGAGGGCCGCACCCATCACCCGGCCGACCGCTCGGTGCAGGTGCACGCCTGTCACGGCCCGGCCCGCCAGATCGACGTGCTGCGCGAGGTCCTGCTCGGCCTGCTCGCCGACGACCCGACCCTGGAGCCGCGCGACATCCTGGTGATGTGCCCGGACATCGAGACCTACGCACCACTGATCACCGCCGGTTTCGGCCTGGGCGAGGTGGTCCGCAATGCGCACCCGGCGCACCGGCTGCGGGTCCGGCTGGCCGACCGCGCCCTGGTCCAGACGAATCCGCTGCTCGCCGTCGCCGCGCAGCTGCTGGCCCTCGCGGGTGGACGGGCCGGCGCCAGCGAGGTGCTCAACCTGGCCGCCGCCGCACCGGTGCGGGCGCGGTTCAGCTTCACCGATGACGACCTGGACGCCATCACCGCCTGGGTGCGTGAGGCCAATATCCGGTGGGGACTGGACCAGCCGCACCGCGCACCCTATGGCGTCGAATTCCTGCACAACACCTGGCGATTCGGTGTCGACCGGGTGCTGGCCGGGGTCGCCATGTCCGAGGATTCGCGGGCCTGGCTGGGCACCACGCTGCCGCTCGACGACGTCAGCAGCAACCGGGTCGAGCTGGCCGGGCGGTTCGCCGACTTCGTGCAGAAGCTCACCGACACCATCCACGCGCTGAGCGGCACCCGGCCGCTGTCGGACTGGCTGCAGGCGCTCACCGCAGGTATCGAGGCGCTGGCCCTCGACGAGGAGGAGTGGCCCGCGGCCCAGGTGCAGCGCGAGTTCGCCGACATCGCCGACCGATCCGATCCCTCGGTGCTGTTGCGGCTGAGCGATATCCGCGCGCTACTGGGCCGGCATCTGGCCGGCCGGCCGACCCGCGCCAACTTCCGCACCGGCACCCTGACGGTGTGCACCATGGTCCCGATGCGTTCGGTACCGCACCGGGTGGTGTGCCTGGTCGGGCTCGACGACGGAGTCTTCCCCCGGCTCGGTGCGGTCGACGGGGACGACGTACTGGCCCGCGACCCGGTGACCGGCGAGCGCGATATCCGCTCCGAGGACCGTCAGCTGCTGCTCGACGCCATCGGCGCGGCCACCCAGACGTTGGTCATCACCTACACCGGGGCCAACGAGTACACCGGACAACCGCGCCCCCCGGCGGTGCCGATCGCCGAACTGCTCGACACCCTGGCCGTCTCCGCGGCCGGCGTCGAGGAGCTGGTGACCCGGCACCCGTTGCAGCCCTTCGATGTTCAGAACGTGCAGCCCGGCGCGCTGATCCCGGACGCACCGTTCACCTTCGACCCCACCGTGCTGGACACGGCCCGCTCGATGGCCGGCCGGCGCGCCCCGCAACCGGTGTTCGTGTCCGGTCCACTGCCGGCCCCGCCGCCCACCGATGTGTCGCTGGCGGACCTGATCGCCTTCTTCAAGAACCCGGTGAAGGGTTTCTTCCGCGCGCTGGACTACACCCTGCCCTGGGAGGTGGACGGGGTGTCGGATGTGATGCCGGTGGAGATCGACGCGCTGGCCGAGTGGACGGTCGGTGACCGGATGCTCGGCGACATCATGCGCGGCATGACCCCGCAGGACGCCCAGCAGGCCGAATGGCGGCGCGGCACACTGCCGCCGGGCAAGCTCGGCTGGCGCCGGGCCGTGGCGCTGCGCGATCAGGTGGCGCTGCTGGCCGCCGAGGCGTTGCGCCACCGCCGCGCCGACGGGCAGGCGTTCGACGTGGACATCGATCTCGGCGAAGGTCGCCGGCTGACCGGGACGGTGAACTCCGTGTTCACCGACCGGCTGGTCAGCGTCACCTATTCCAAGCTCGGCGGCCAGCATCTGCTGGCCTCCTGGATTCCGTTGTTGGCGTTGACCGCTCAGCGGGGCCAGCGGTTCTCGGCGGTATGCATCGGCAGGCCGCCGCGCGGCACCGCGCCGCGCACCCAGAGCCTGGATGGCCCGAACGACTCGGTCGGCGTGCTGCGGGACCTGGTCGACATGTACGACGAGGGTCGGCGCCGCCCGTTGCCGCTGCCGATCAAGACCTCCTACGCGTGGGCCGGCGCCCGCTACGTCGGTGACGACCCGGCGCAGGCGGCGACCTACCGGTGGCGCAACGAACGCGACGACCCGGCCATCACCCGGGTGTGGGGCCGCGACCCGGACCTGAGCGAACTGGTCGGCCTCGACGAGTACGCGCAGCGGTTGTGGGTACCGCTGCTGCACGCCGAGGGGGTGGCGCCGTGA
- a CDS encoding crotonase/enoyl-CoA hydratase family protein has protein sequence MTATYAVHEAVATVTLDDGKVNALSPAMQASIAAALDQAETDIAAGTVKALVLAGNERVFSAGFELSVFASGDVAAGHGMLSGGFELAIRLLTFPVPVVMAATGPAIAMGSFLLLSGDHRVGSERSRCQANEVAIGMTLPVAALEIMRMRLTPPAYSRAVSVAAVYAGDEAIAAGWLEEIVERDAVLSRAQEVAAEYAGTLHLKAHVASKLKARESAIAAIQAGIDGLAAEFGMSQA, from the coding sequence ATGACTGCCACTTACGCTGTGCACGAAGCCGTTGCGACCGTCACCCTCGACGACGGCAAGGTCAACGCGCTGTCCCCCGCGATGCAGGCCTCCATCGCCGCGGCCCTGGATCAGGCCGAGACCGACATCGCCGCCGGCACGGTGAAGGCCCTGGTGCTGGCCGGCAACGAGCGGGTATTCAGCGCCGGGTTCGAGCTGAGCGTGTTCGCCTCAGGCGATGTGGCGGCCGGGCACGGGATGCTCTCCGGCGGTTTCGAACTGGCCATCCGGCTGTTGACGTTCCCGGTGCCCGTCGTGATGGCCGCGACCGGGCCCGCGATCGCGATGGGATCGTTCCTGCTGCTCAGCGGCGATCACCGGGTGGGGTCGGAGCGCTCACGCTGCCAGGCCAACGAGGTGGCGATCGGGATGACGTTGCCGGTGGCGGCGCTGGAGATCATGCGGATGCGGCTGACACCCCCGGCGTACTCGCGGGCGGTGTCGGTGGCCGCGGTGTATGCCGGGGATGAGGCGATCGCCGCCGGCTGGCTCGAGGAGATCGTGGAACGCGATGCGGTGCTGTCCCGCGCGCAGGAGGTGGCCGCCGAGTACGCCGGCACCCTGCACCTCAAGGCGCATGTGGCGAGCAAGCTGAAGGCCCGCGAATCGGCGATCGCGGCGATCCAGGCCGGGATCGACGGGCTGGCAGCCGAATTCGGGATGTCCCAGGCGTAA